Proteins encoded in a region of the Panicum hallii strain FIL2 chromosome 3, PHallii_v3.1, whole genome shotgun sequence genome:
- the LOC112888045 gene encoding gibberellin 2-beta-dioxygenase 3-like: MVVLAKGELEQIALPAGQRAAPPLAAVPEVDLAMAAANAGARAAAARAVARACEEHGFFKVTGHGVPAPLLARVEAAAAAFFALPQQEKEKAAAAPGGGSPFGYASKRIGGNGDLGWVEYLLLGVNAAGAAAPAAFPGAPLPAAPAGASPCSFRDLLDEYVAAVRRMTCAVLELMAEGLGLEDTGALARLVLAGDSDSMLRVNHYPPRPEPGRLTGFGEHTDPQIISLLRSNATAGLEISLRDGTWVAVPADADSFFVNVGDALQVLTNGRFRSVRHRVMVSSARPRVSVIFFGGPPPRERLAPLPGLLDREGGRRRYRDFTWREYKTSAYRTKLADNRLGRFEFDTTPAAAAAASS; this comes from the exons ATGGTGGTCCTTGCCAAGGGCGAGCTGGAGCAGATCGCGCTCCCGGcggggcagcgcgcggcgccgccgctggccgccgtgcCGGAGGTCGACctggccatggcggcggcgaatgccggggcgcgcgcggctgcggcgcgCGCGGTGGCCAGGGCGTGCGAGGAGCACGGGTTCTTCAAGGTGACGGGCCACGGCGTGCCCGCACCGCTCCTGGCGCGCGTggaggccgcggccgccgccttcttCGCGCTGCCGCAgcaggagaaggagaaggccgccgcggcgccgggggGCGGCAGCCCGTTCGGGTACGCCAGCAAGCGGATAGGCGGCAACGGCGACCTCGGCTGGGTCGAGTACCTCCTGCTCGGCGTcaacgccgccggcgccgcggcgccAGCTGCGTTTCCCGGCGCGCCATTGCCTGCTGCGCCAGCGGGGGCGTCGCCCTGCTCCTTCCG GGACCTTCTTGACGAGTAcgtggcggcggtgcggcggatGACGTGCGCGGTGCTGGAGCTGATGGCGGAGGGCCTGGGGCTGGAGGACACCGGTGCGCTCGCCCGCCTGGTGCTGGCCGGCGACAGCGACTCCATGCTGCGGGTGAACCACTACCCGCCGCGCCCGGAGCCCGGCCGGCTCACGGGGTTCGGCGAGCACACCGACCCGCAGATCATCTCGTTGCTCCGCTCCAACGCCACCGCAGGACTCGAGATCTCGCTGCGGGACGGCACCTGGGTCGCCGTGCCCGCAGACGCCGACTCCTTCTTCGTCAACGTCGGCGACGCACTCCAG GTGCTGACGAACGGGCGGTTCCGGAGCGTGCGGCACCGGGTGATGGTGAGCAGCGCGCGGCCGCGGGTGTCGGTCATCTTCTTCGGgggcccgccgccgcgggagcgccTGGCGCCGCTGCCGGGGCTGCTGGACCGGGAGGGTGGGCGCCGGCGGTACAGGGACTTCACCTGGAGGGAGTACAAGACGTCCGCCTACCGGACCAAGCTCGCCGACAACCGCCTCGGCCGCTTCGAGTTCGACACCACgccggcagccgccgccgccgcctccagctaG
- the LOC112888039 gene encoding mannosyl-oligosaccharide 1,2-alpha-mannosidase MNS3 → MSGGSAPLPYSMRDVGAGGAYNNAKFRHRSRLKMFVQSLATNSSKYRCGKFTVGKFLSLLMVSGLLYLFLHKSPEGPVPGELHGKEVHSNNVRRAPNIRTFWRKPPRLPPRLPPNEIYKNNSLLQQSPSEWTSRQKKVKEAFEHAWSGYRNYAMGYDELMPLSHRGTDGLGGLGATIVDSLDTAIIMGADDVVSEASKWIEENLMKRISEKGQVNLFETTIRVLGGLLSAYHLSGDDHAGSGDSGIPASYKKANPERLLEVSKDLADRLLLAFTSSPTAIPLSDVILRDRTAHAAPDGLSSTSEASTLQLEFSYLSRVSGDPKYDREAMKVLEHMRTLPKVEGLVPIYINPSSGQFSGENIRLGSRGDSYYEYLLKVWIQQEENRDSSLKYLFEMYTEAMRGVKHLLVRKTVPNELVFVGELPFGRSGDFSPKMDHLVCFLPGTLALGATKGITKKKALESKLLTDEDIENLQLAEDLAKTCVEMYFVTSTGLAPEIAYFHIEGNAEGGPDGGNKSNKYVNDIIIKPLDRHNLLRPETVESLFVLHRITEDPKYREWGWQIFQAFEKYTKVDSGGYSSLDDVTSLPPHRRDKMETFFLGETLKYLYLLFDESNTLPLDKYVFNTEAHPLPVMRSVEQASHSV, encoded by the exons atgagcggcggctcggcccccCTCCCCTACTCGATGCGCGAtgtgggcgccggcggcgcctaCAACAACGCCAAGTTCCGCCACCGTTCCCGCCTCAAG ATGTTTGTACAGTCCCTGGCTACTAACAGCAGCAAGTACCGTTGTGGAAAGTTCACTGTTGGTAAATTCTTGAGCCTGTTGATGGTTTCTGGCTTATTATACTTATTTCTGCACAAAAGCCCGGAGGGTCCTGTACCTGGTGAGCTACATGGCAAAGAAGTACATAGTAACAATGTCAGGAGAGCTCCCAATATTCGCACATTTTGGAGAAAACCACCAAGGCTGCCCCCACGTCTCCCACCAAATGAAATCTACAAAAATAATTCTCTGCTTCAGCAGTCTCCATCTGAGTGGACATCTAGGCAGAAGAAAGTTAAAGAAGCATTTGAACATGCATGGTCTGGTTACCGGAATTATGCGATGGGTTATGATGAGCTTATGCCTTTGAGCCACAGGGGCACTGATGGACTAGGGGGTTTAGGTGCTACAATTGTGGATTCTTTGGACACTGCGATAATAATGGGTGCTGATGACGTTGTTTCTGAAGCATCAAAATGGATTGAGGAGAACCTAATGAAAAGAATCAGTGAGAAAGGGCAGGTTAATTTATTTGAAACTACCATCCGTGTCTTGGGAGGGCTTCTTAGTGCATACCATTTGAGTGGTGACGATCATGCAGGATCAGGTGACTCTGGGATACCAGCATCATATAAAAAAGCTAATCCGGAGCGACTTCTGGAAGTTTCAAAGGATTTGGCAGACAGGTTATTGTTGGCTTTTACATCAAGCCCAACAGCTATACCTTTAAGCGATGTTATTCTTCGTGACCGCACTGCACATGCAGCCCCAGATGGCTTAAGCAGTACCTCAGAGGCTTCAACATTGCAACTAGAGTTCAGTTACCTCAGCAGAGTATCAGGGGATCCAAAGTATGACAGGGAGGCAATGAAGGTGTTAGAGCATATGAGAACACTCCCAAAGGTGGAGGGACTGGTGCCTATTTACATTAA CCCCTCCTCTGGTCAATTTAGTGGTGAGAATATTAGATTAGGATCTCGTGGTGACAGTTACTATGAGTATCTACTAAAAGTGTGGATTCAGCAAGAGGAAAATCGTGACAGTAGTTTGAAGTATCTGTTTGAAATGTATACTGAAGCAATGAGAGGGGTCAAGCATCTTCTTGTTCGGAAAACTGTTCCAAACGAGTTGGTCTTTGTTGGGGAGCTTCCATTTGGACGAAGTGGTGATTTTAGTCCTAAAATGGATCACCTG GTGTGTTTTCTTCCTGGTACCCTTGCCCTTGGTGCAACTAAAGGTATCACCAAGAAAAAAGCTCTTGAAAGTAAATTGTTGACTGATGAAGACATCGAAAATCTCCAGCTTGCTGAAGATCTTGCCAAAACATGTGTTGAGATGTACTTTGTCACCTCTACTGGCCTTGCTCCTGAAATAGCTTATTTCCACATTGAG GGTAATGCAGAAGGGGGACCTGATGGCGGTAATAAAAGCAACAAATATGTCAATGATATTATAATAAAACCACTTGATCGTCACAATCTTTTACGCCCAGAGACTGTGGAATCACTATTTGTTTTGCATAGAATTACAGAGGACCCCAA GTATAGGGAGTGGGGTTGGCAGATCTTTCAGGCTTTTGAGAAATACACAAAAGTTGATTCGGGTGGTTACAGTTCCTTAGATGATGTCACGAGCCTACCTCCTCATAGGAGAGACAAAATGGAAACTTTCTTCCTTGGAGAAACATTGAAATATTTGTATTTGCTGTTTGATGAGAGCAATACTCTTCCGCTAGATAAGTATGTATTCAATACAGAGGCCCATCCTCTTCCAGTCATGCGGTCTGTGGAGCAGGCATCACATTCTGTATAG
- the LOC112884564 gene encoding RING-H2 finger protein ATL40-like yields MPSRPLSSSSSSSSLPSSSPSPGAAAHAPGAAGCLPADKSCFAVAVSVGAPYASRHDSATAAAAATPARPCCTTTSYIAVLGISFGSLLAILLILCAIRWYLVRRSATRDAAAEAAAAVEPDKKRSTGLDADAIAALPEFVYRKEEAADEAEERECAVCLGALAEGDAARLLPLCMHVFHRGCVDVWLREHSTCPVCRAEAVAVRPADEGAGGKEQEAGGTSRASTSAAWPPQDSLLDDGERDLEAQL; encoded by the coding sequence ATGCCGTCGCGACCActgtcctcgtcgtcgtcgtcgtcgtcgttgccgtcttcttctccttctcccgGAGCGGCCGCCCACGCCCCCGGCGCCGCGGGCTGCCTCCCCGCGGACAAGTCCTGCTTCGCGGTCGCCGTCTCCGTCGGCGCGCCCTACGCCTCGCGCCACGactccgccaccgccgccgccgccgccacgcccgcGCGCCCGTGCTGCACCACCACCTCCTACATCGCCGTCCTGGGCATCAGCTTCGGCTCCCTCCTCGCCATCCTGCTCATCCTGTGCGCCATCCGGTGGTACCTCGTGCGGCGCTCCGCGACCCGGGACGCGGcggccgaggccgccgccgcggtggaGCCGGACAAGAAGCGGTCCACGGGGCTGGACGCAGACGCCATCGCCGCGCTGCCGGAGTTCGTGTACCGGAAGGAGGAGGCCGCGGACGAGGCCGAGGAGCGCGAGTGCGCGGTGTGCCTGGGCGCGCTGGCGGAGGGCGACGCGGCGCGGCTGCTGCCCCTGTGCATGCACGTCTTCCACCGGGGCTGCGTCGACGTGTGGCTCAGGGAGCACTCCACATGCCCCGTGTGCCGCGCCGAGGCGGTGGCCGTAAGGCCGGCCGATGAAGGCGCCGGCGGCAAGGAGCAGGAGGCCGGCGGCACGTCTCGAGCGTCCACGTCGGCGGCCTGGCCGCCGCAGGACAGCCTGCTGGACGACGGGGAAAGGGACCTGGAGGCGCAGCTGTAG
- the LOC112888041 gene encoding probable serine/threonine-protein kinase PBL7 produces the protein MSDAGGGGEEYKREESVALLVIVSLAALSLLSLIAAFAYYCYITRKVSRRLHSLQPPKRSGSPPPPPPPALPPPQQQGKESPSSNSASDGAGAAAAGMAAVVAGERGVQVFSYRQLHAATGGFGRAHMVGQGSFGAVYRGVLPDGRKVAVKLMDRPGKQGEEEFEMEVELLSRLRSPYLLSLIGHCSEGGQRLLVYEFMANGGLQEHLYPSRGSCGGISKLDWDTRMRIALEAAKGLEYLHERVNPPVIHRDFKSSNILLDKDFHARVSDFGLAKLGSDRAGGHVSTRVLGTQGYVAPEYALTGHLTTKSDVYSYGVVLLELLTGRVPVDMKRPPGEGVLVNWALPMLTDREKVVRILDPALEGQYSLKDAVQVAAIAAMCVQPEADYRPLMADVVQSLVPLVKNRSAQKACNPNMQASKPLD, from the exons ATGtcggacgccggcggcggcggcgaagagtaCAAGCGCGAGGAGTCGGTTGCCCTGCTGGTCATAGTCTCCCTCGCAGcactctctctcctctccctcatcGCCGCCTTCGCCTACTACTGCTACATAACCCGGAAGGTCTCCCGCCGCCTGCACTCGCTCCAGCCCCCCAAGCGCTCCGgctcccctcccccgccgcctccgccggcactgccgccgccgcagcagcagggAAAGGAAAGCCCGTCCAGCAACTCCGCCAGCGATGgggccggagcggcggcggcggggatggcggcggtggtggccgggGAGAGGGGCGTGCAGGTGTTCAGCTACCGGCAGCTGCACGCGGCGACCGGCGGCTTCGGGAGGGCGCACATGGTCGGGCAGGGCAGCTTCGGGGCCGTGTACCGCGGGGTGCTCCCCGACGGGAGGAAAGTCGCGGTCAAGCTCATGGACCGCCCCGGGAAGCAGGGCGAGGAGGAGTTCGAGATGGAG GTGGAGCTGCTGAGTAGGCTCCGATCGCCATATCTGTTGAGCCTGATTGGCCATTGTTCTGAAGGTGGACAACGGCTACTTGTGTATGAGTTCATGGCCAATGGGGGTCTCCAGGAGCATCTCTATCCAAGCAGAG GTTCCTGTGGTGGGATCTCAAAATTGGACTGGGATACAAGAATGAGAATTGCACTTGAAGCAGCAAAAGGTTTGGAATATCTTCATGAGCGTGTTAATCCACCTGTCATACACAGAGACTTCAAGAGCAGCAATATTCTTCTGGACAAGGACTTCCATGCAAGAGTTTCAGACTTTGGTCTAGCCAAACTTGGATCTGATAGAGCTGGTGGTCATGTCTCAACTCGAGTTTTAGGCACACAAGGCTATGTTGCGCCCGA ATACGCATTGACTGGGCATTTGACTACCAAATCAGATGTGTACAGTTACGGTGTTGTGCTCTTGGAATTGCTTACCGGCAGAGTACCAGTTGATATGAAGAGGCCTCCTGGAGAAGGTGTTTTAGTGAATTGG GCATTACCTATGCTCACTGACCGAGAGAAAGTTGTGCGGATCTTGGATCCAGCATTGGAAGGCCAATACTCCTTGAAAGATGCTGTCCAAGTGGCTGCCATTGCTGCAATGTGTGTTCAACCAGAGGCTGACTATAGGCCACTAATGGCCGATGTAGTACAGTCATTGGTTCCTCTTGTCAAGAACCGTTCTGCTCAGAAAGCTTGCAACCCCAACATGCAAGCATCGAAGCCACTCGACTAG
- the LOC112888046 gene encoding mitochondrial dicarboxylate/tricarboxylate transporter DTC-like — translation MADAKQQQQTAVAATGVWKTIKPFVNGGASGMLATCVIQPIDMVKVRIQLGEGSAGQVTKNMLANEGIRSFYKGLSAGLLRQATYTTARLGSFRVLTNKAVEKNEGKPLPLIQKAFIGLTAGAIGACVGSPADLALIRMQADSTLPAAQRRNYKNAFHALYRISADEGILALWKGAGPTVVRAMALNMGMLASYDQSVELFRDKFGAGEVSTVIGASAVSGFFASACSLPFDYVKTQIQKMQPDVNGKYPYTGSLDCAMKTFKSGGPFKFYTGFPVYCVRIAPHVMMTWIFLNQIQKFEKKIGI, via the exons ATGGCAGAcgcgaagcagcagcagcagacggCGGTGGCGGCCACCGGCGTCTGGAAGACGATCAAGCCCTTCGTCAACGGCGGCGCCTCCGGGATGCTCGCCACCTGCGTCATCCAGCCCATCGACATGGTCAAG GTCAGGATCCAGTTGGGTGAGGGCTCTGCTGGTCAGGTCACGAAGAACATGCTTGCTAATGAGGGGATCCGTTCCTTCTACAAG GGTCTGTCCGCCGGTTTGCTAAGGCAAGCGACATACACGACTGCTCGTCTTGGATCCTTCAG GGTTCTAACCAACAAAGCAGTTGAAAAGAATGAGGGAAAGCCATTGCCACTAATTCAGAAAGCTTTTATTGGTCTTACTGCTGGAGCAATTGGTGCTTGTGTTGGTAGCCCTGCTGATTTGGCACTCATTAGGATGCAAGCTGATTCGACCCTGCCAGCTGCACAAAGGCGcaactacaagaatgctttccATGCTCTCTACCGCATTTCCGCTGATGAGGGAATCCTTGCACTTTGGAAGGGTGCAGGCCCTACTGTTGTGAGAGCTATGGCATTGAACATGGGTATGCTTGCTTCCTATGACCAGAGTGTCGAGCTATTTAGGGACAAATTTGGTGCAGGAGAAGTTTCTACTGTCATTG GAGCCAGTGCTGTTTCTGGATTCTTCGCCTCAGCATGCAGTTTGCCTTTTGACTACGTGAAGACACAGATTCAGAAGATGCAACCTGATGTCAATGGCAAGTACCCGTACACAGGTTCTTTGGACTGTGCcatgaagaccttcaagagtgGCGGGCCATTCAAGTTCTACACTGGCTTCCCGGTGTACTGTGTCAGGATTGCGCCCCATGTCATG ATGACCTGGATATTCTTGAATCAGATCCAGAAGTTCGAGAAGAAGATTGGCATATAA